Proteins from a genomic interval of Polaribacter sejongensis:
- a CDS encoding acyl-CoA dehydrogenase family protein has translation MKQDLFQAPDYYNLDDLLSEEHKLVRTAAREWVKRDVSPIIEEYAQKAEFPTQIISGLAEIGAFGPYIPEEYGGAGLDQISYGLIMQEIERGDSGVRSTASVQSSLVMYPIFKYGNEAQRKKYLPKLASGEWMGCFGLTEPNHGSNPSGMETKFKDMGDHYLLNGAKMWISNAPFAQVAVVWAKNEEGRIHGLLVERGMEGFTTPTTHNKWSLRASATGELIFDNVKVPKENLLPNKSGLGAPLGCLDSARFGIAWGAIGAAMDCYDTALRYCKEREQFGKPIGQFQLQQKKLAEMITEITKAQLLAWRLGTLKNEGKATSAQISMAKRNNVDMAIHIAREARQMLGGMGITGEYSIMRHMMNLESVITYEGTHDIHLLITGLDVTGLSAFK, from the coding sequence ATGAAACAAGATCTTTTTCAAGCTCCAGATTATTATAATCTAGATGATTTATTATCCGAAGAACACAAACTAGTAAGAACTGCAGCTCGAGAATGGGTAAAACGAGACGTTTCTCCTATTATTGAAGAATATGCTCAAAAAGCAGAGTTTCCAACTCAAATTATTAGTGGTTTGGCAGAAATTGGTGCTTTTGGCCCTTACATTCCAGAAGAATATGGTGGCGCAGGATTAGATCAAATTTCTTACGGATTAATTATGCAAGAAATAGAACGTGGAGATTCTGGAGTTCGCTCTACTGCTTCTGTGCAATCTTCTTTGGTAATGTATCCTATTTTTAAATATGGAAATGAAGCACAACGTAAAAAGTATTTACCAAAATTAGCTTCTGGCGAATGGATGGGCTGTTTTGGATTAACAGAACCAAATCATGGTTCTAATCCGTCTGGTATGGAAACCAAATTTAAAGATATGGGAGATCACTATCTTTTAAATGGTGCAAAAATGTGGATTTCTAACGCTCCTTTTGCTCAAGTTGCTGTGGTTTGGGCAAAAAATGAAGAAGGTAGAATTCATGGTTTATTGGTAGAACGCGGAATGGAAGGTTTTACAACGCCTACCACACATAATAAATGGTCTTTGCGTGCATCTGCAACCGGAGAACTTATTTTTGATAATGTAAAAGTGCCTAAAGAAAATTTATTACCAAATAAATCTGGACTCGGAGCACCTTTAGGTTGTTTAGATTCTGCAAGATTCGGAATTGCTTGGGGCGCAATTGGTGCGGCTATGGATTGTTATGATACCGCTTTACGTTATTGTAAAGAACGTGAACAGTTTGGCAAACCGATTGGCCAATTTCAATTACAACAGAAAAAATTAGCAGAAATGATTACTGAAATCACCAAAGCACAATTATTAGCCTGGAGATTAGGTACTTTAAAGAATGAAGGAAAAGCAACTTCTGCTCAGATTTCTATGGCAAAAAGAAATAATGTCGACATGGCTATTCATATTGCAAGAGAAGCGAGACAAATGTTAGGTGGAATGGGCATTACTGGTGAGTATTCTATAATGCGTCACATGATGAATCTGGAAAGTGTAATTACCTATGAAGGAACGCATGACATTCACCTATTAATTACAGGTTTAGATGTAACTGGTTTAAGTGCTTTTAAGTAG
- the rnpA gene encoding ribonuclease P protein component has product MISIKFVCMKHTLGKEERLKSKKLIEKLYEERNSVKAYPLRMIFLQTDHTSEFPAQVGVSVPKRNFKLAVDRNRIKRLMRESYRLQKEIVYNNLEEPYVFMISYIGKDKCTYDEIFLKMEKLLTRFVSEVKNKKNEEV; this is encoded by the coding sequence ATGATTTCTATTAAGTTTGTATGCATGAAGCATACCTTAGGAAAAGAAGAGCGTTTAAAAAGTAAAAAGCTCATAGAAAAACTTTACGAAGAGAGAAATTCTGTGAAAGCGTATCCTCTTAGAATGATTTTTTTACAAACAGATCATACCTCAGAATTCCCAGCTCAAGTAGGGGTTTCTGTTCCTAAACGTAATTTTAAACTGGCTGTAGATAGAAACAGGATTAAGCGGTTAATGCGAGAATCCTATCGTTTGCAAAAAGAAATTGTCTACAATAATTTAGAGGAGCCTTATGTTTTTATGATTTCGTATATTGGGAAAGATAAATGTACTTATGACGAGATATTCTTAAAAATGGAAAAATTACTAACTCGGTTTGTTAGTGAAGTAAAAAATAAAAAAAATGAAGAGGTTTAA
- a CDS encoding S41 family peptidase, with amino-acid sequence MKRFKFSKNTIIVLLVGTIFLSFAFKSKFFEVAKQIEIYNTLFKELNMYYVDEINPAELTNSAIKNTLKDLDPYTNFYNEQDVEDAKILREGEYGGIGVSVYYIKQGIQIKEIFKGYSADKAGLKSGDIITSIDGQSVKDMESEQLSMLIKGTPNSTFSAEIERQGKSIQKEITRDKVVINPVPFSEMIDEETGYIVLTRFNEKASSEVKKAFRKLKKAGMKQLVFDLRGNPGGSLLESINISNFFLPKGEVIVSTKAKVKKWSNTYKSTNDPLDLEVPIVVLVNGRSASASEIVSGSLQDYDRAVIMGQRSFGKGLVQRYRKLTYGTQLKLTISKYYTPSGRCIQELDYANRDKNGKVPKFSDAGINEFKTANGRKVYDGGGVLPDVVIKTSEKTEATEMILNSKAIFNFAVNYYYQHPSIESALNFEFKEADFNKFTNYLELDTTFVTKQEALFKEAYKAITVNNISSEYEKIQEKLFKNKVDEITKNKDILKIVLEEEILNKYYFDEGVYNHKLKNDLVIREAVNVLKNQEKYKQILSAK; translated from the coding sequence ATGAAGAGGTTTAAGTTTTCAAAAAATACAATTATTGTTCTTTTAGTAGGAACAATCTTTTTATCGTTTGCATTTAAATCGAAATTCTTTGAGGTTGCCAAGCAAATTGAAATTTACAATACATTATTTAAAGAGTTAAATATGTATTATGTAGATGAAATTAATCCTGCAGAATTAACAAATAGCGCTATTAAAAATACGCTTAAAGATTTAGATCCTTATACCAACTTTTACAATGAGCAAGATGTAGAAGATGCAAAAATATTACGAGAAGGAGAGTATGGCGGTATTGGTGTTTCTGTTTATTATATAAAACAAGGAATTCAGATTAAAGAAATTTTTAAGGGATATTCGGCAGATAAAGCAGGTTTAAAATCTGGAGATATTATTACTTCTATAGACGGGCAATCTGTAAAAGATATGGAAAGTGAGCAACTTTCTATGTTGATAAAAGGAACGCCAAATAGCACCTTTTCTGCAGAAATAGAAAGACAAGGAAAAAGTATTCAGAAAGAAATAACGAGGGATAAAGTGGTGATAAATCCAGTCCCTTTTTCTGAAATGATCGATGAAGAAACGGGATATATTGTATTAACACGCTTTAATGAAAAAGCGTCATCCGAGGTAAAAAAAGCATTTAGAAAATTAAAGAAAGCGGGTATGAAGCAACTGGTTTTCGATTTAAGAGGAAATCCAGGAGGTTCTTTGCTAGAATCTATAAATATTTCTAATTTCTTTTTACCAAAAGGAGAGGTGATTGTTTCTACAAAAGCAAAAGTTAAAAAATGGAGTAATACGTATAAAAGTACAAATGATCCTTTAGACTTAGAAGTGCCGATTGTAGTTTTAGTAAATGGACGTTCTGCTTCGGCATCAGAAATTGTAAGTGGTTCTTTGCAAGATTATGATAGAGCTGTAATTATGGGGCAGCGTTCTTTTGGAAAAGGATTGGTGCAGCGTTATAGAAAATTGACATACGGTACCCAATTAAAATTAACAATTTCTAAGTATTATACGCCAAGTGGTCGATGTATTCAGGAGTTAGATTATGCTAATAGAGATAAAAACGGAAAAGTTCCTAAATTTTCTGATGCAGGAATAAATGAGTTTAAAACGGCAAACGGAAGAAAAGTATATGATGGTGGCGGTGTTTTGCCAGATGTAGTTATTAAAACATCAGAAAAAACAGAAGCAACTGAGATGATCTTAAACTCTAAAGCTATTTTTAATTTTGCTGTAAATTATTATTATCAGCATCCATCAATAGAAAGTGCTCTTAATTTTGAATTTAAAGAGGCTGATTTTAATAAATTCACCAATTATTTAGAGTTAGATACCACATTTGTTACCAAGCAAGAAGCTTTGTTTAAAGAAGCGTATAAAGCTATAACAGTAAATAATATTTCTAGTGAATATGAGAAAATTCAAGAAAAATTATTTAAAAATAAAGTAGATGAAATCACTAAGAATAAAGATATTCTTAAAATAGTTCTTGAAGAAGAAATTCTAAATAAATACTATTTTGATGAGGGTGTATATAACCATAAATTAAAGAATGATTTGGTTATAAGAGAAGCGGTTAACGTATTAAAAAACCAAGAAAAATATAAGCAAATTTTATCCGCTAAATAA
- a CDS encoding DUF6909 family protein, which produces MTKINKTDRTRAHESTNAIEKLYISMRHLFSRGFYKPMGISGETLRKSLLLLRPEIYGSIAEERIELNGLIYVIERLPRGIEECQFINLTADEGYSDSHFETIIPPKRRRNCYRIDKDQMNIEITRGRSEIYDILTHLTFLFIESHKIQKRVTINEGTDFIREWKYLEDIVIYNKEITDQEREVATAHLSNILGRTFEEVIDIHKAFATSEKKDRFFHLIYWLGKLAINEVLDNKKRKVAFSSVLIEEIGHHIYGDIWANNIKKVLKENSLLKRPIHIISANMHSVLNSIYAKGALPKEAEEHEGFGLFQLLSNSDSKPLQKAVKEYASENGLIYIKDTSGTNINVQVIDTEKINFEDSPFDKVNSVNKKPVIIVMDYAFGEQAYETMDELLKPYKNTKKKNHLDVKSVSIMGKAGILEGGKGDIMIPTAHIFEGTADNYPFKNELSKEDLEGFGVEVFDGSMISVLGTSLQNKDLLQFFHDSTWNVIGLEMEGAHYQKAIQSASKIRGNISKNVKVRYAYYASDNPLETGATLASGGLGMTGVTPTYAITQKILEQIF; this is translated from the coding sequence ATGACAAAAATAAATAAAACAGATAGAACTAGAGCTCACGAGTCTACAAATGCAATAGAAAAATTATATATTTCTATGCGTCATTTATTTAGTAGAGGTTTTTACAAGCCAATGGGTATTTCTGGAGAAACTTTACGTAAATCTTTACTTTTATTAAGACCAGAAATTTATGGTTCAATTGCAGAAGAAAGAATTGAGTTGAATGGTTTAATTTATGTAATTGAAAGGCTTCCAAGAGGAATTGAAGAATGCCAATTTATAAACTTAACTGCAGATGAAGGTTATAGTGATTCTCATTTTGAAACAATAATTCCTCCAAAAAGAAGAAGAAATTGTTACAGAATAGACAAAGACCAAATGAATATAGAAATTACACGTGGTCGTTCTGAAATTTATGACATTCTTACGCATTTAACGTTCTTGTTTATAGAATCTCATAAAATTCAAAAAAGAGTAACTATAAATGAAGGGACAGATTTTATTAGAGAATGGAAATATTTAGAAGATATTGTAATCTATAATAAAGAAATTACAGACCAAGAAAGAGAGGTTGCTACTGCGCATTTAAGTAATATTTTAGGAAGAACTTTTGAGGAGGTAATAGATATTCATAAAGCATTTGCAACATCAGAAAAAAAGGATCGATTTTTTCATTTAATTTATTGGTTGGGTAAATTAGCTATTAATGAGGTTTTAGATAATAAGAAGCGAAAAGTAGCTTTTAGTTCTGTTTTAATCGAAGAAATAGGACACCATATTTATGGAGATATTTGGGCTAATAATATTAAAAAAGTACTAAAAGAAAATAGTCTACTAAAAAGACCAATTCATATTATTAGTGCCAACATGCACAGTGTCTTAAATTCTATTTATGCCAAAGGTGCGTTGCCAAAAGAGGCTGAAGAGCATGAAGGTTTTGGGCTGTTTCAATTATTAAGTAATTCTGATAGTAAGCCTTTACAAAAAGCAGTTAAGGAATATGCCTCTGAAAATGGATTAATCTATATTAAAGATACTTCGGGTACCAATATTAATGTTCAAGTAATAGATACAGAAAAAATTAATTTTGAAGATTCTCCGTTTGATAAAGTAAATTCTGTAAATAAAAAGCCTGTTATCATTGTAATGGATTATGCTTTTGGTGAGCAAGCTTACGAAACTATGGATGAGCTTTTAAAACCATATAAAAACACAAAGAAGAAAAATCACCTAGATGTAAAATCTGTTTCTATAATGGGAAAAGCAGGTATTTTAGAAGGTGGTAAAGGAGATATTATGATTCCTACTGCACATATTTTTGAAGGTACTGCAGATAATTATCCGTTTAAAAACGAGTTGTCTAAAGAAGATTTAGAAGGTTTTGGAGTAGAAGTTTTTGATGGTTCTATGATTTCTGTTTTAGGAACTTCATTACAGAATAAAGATTTGTTACAGTTTTTCCATGATTCTACATGGAATGTTATTGGTTTAGAAATGGAAGGTGCTCATTATCAAAAAGCAATACAATCTGCCTCTAAAATTAGAGGGAATATTTCTAAAAATGTAAAAGTAAGGTATGCCTATTATGCATCAGATAATCCGCTAGAAACAGGAGCAACATTGGCTTCTGGAGGTTTAGGTATGACAGGTGTTACACCAACATACGCGATTACACAAAAAATATTAGAACAAATTTTTTAA
- the rfbB gene encoding dTDP-glucose 4,6-dehydratase, with amino-acid sequence MQTILITGGAGFIGSNFIPYFLNEHKNYKVVNLDVLTYAGDLSNLSEIENNERYTFVKGDICDRDLVENLFNEHKFTGVIHFAAESHVDNSIKNPDAFVRTNVFGTFNLLDVAKKYWMESPNVFIEGFENSRFLHVSTDEVYGTLGETGLFTEETPYAPNSPYSASKASSDFMVRSYFHTFGMNVVTTNCSNNYGPKQHDEKLIPTIIRKAISGENIPIYGDGKNIRDWLFVLDHCTGIALAFKEGKLGETYNIGGKNERNNLYIANAICEILDEEKPKKKPYKKQISFVEDRAGHDFRYAIDASKIENKLNWKAKENFETGIRKTIQWYLEKYS; translated from the coding sequence ATGCAAACAATTCTTATAACAGGTGGAGCAGGGTTTATAGGCTCTAATTTTATCCCTTATTTTTTAAACGAACATAAAAACTACAAAGTAGTAAATTTAGATGTGCTTACGTATGCAGGAGATCTTTCTAACTTATCTGAAATAGAAAATAATGAAAGATATACTTTTGTAAAAGGAGATATTTGTGATAGAGATTTGGTAGAAAATCTTTTTAATGAACATAAGTTTACAGGCGTTATTCATTTTGCAGCAGAATCTCATGTAGATAATTCTATTAAAAATCCTGATGCATTTGTTAGAACCAACGTTTTTGGAACTTTTAATTTACTAGATGTAGCAAAAAAATATTGGATGGAAAGTCCTAATGTATTTATAGAAGGTTTTGAAAATTCAAGATTTTTACATGTTTCTACAGACGAGGTGTATGGTACTTTAGGAGAAACAGGTTTGTTTACTGAAGAAACACCTTATGCACCAAACAGCCCCTATAGTGCTTCTAAAGCATCATCAGATTTTATGGTGAGAAGCTATTTTCATACATTTGGGATGAATGTTGTAACCACCAATTGTTCTAACAATTATGGACCAAAACAACATGACGAAAAACTGATTCCTACAATTATAAGAAAAGCAATTTCTGGGGAAAATATTCCCATTTATGGTGATGGAAAAAATATTAGAGATTGGTTATTTGTATTAGACCATTGTACAGGAATAGCACTTGCTTTTAAAGAAGGTAAATTAGGAGAAACCTACAATATTGGTGGTAAAAACGAACGAAATAATTTATATATAGCAAATGCTATTTGTGAAATTTTAGACGAAGAAAAACCAAAAAAGAAACCGTATAAAAAACAAATTAGTTTTGTAGAAGATAGAGCTGGTCATGATTTTAGATATGCAATTGATGCATCGAAAATAGAAAATAAATTAAACTGGAAAGCTAAAGAGAATTTTGAGACTGGTATTAGAAAAACCATTCAGTGGTATTTAGAAAAATATAGTTAG
- the rfbA gene encoding glucose-1-phosphate thymidylyltransferase RfbA has protein sequence MKGIVLAGGSGTRLHPLTLAVSKQLMPVYDKPMIYYPISTLISAGIREILIISTPQDLPLFKKLLGNGNQIGCSFEYEVQAEPNGLAEAFIIGEKFIGKDKVALILGDNIFYGSGLSNLLKANNNPNGGIVYAYHVNDPERYGVVEFDDNQRAISIEEKPEKPKSNYAVPGIYFYDNEVVEIAKNIKPSKRGELEITEINNVYLKKGKLSVEILDRGTAWLDTGTFDSLMQAGQFVQVIEERQGLKVGSIEEAAYRADFISKEQMIEITKPLLKSGYSNNLLKI, from the coding sequence ATGAAAGGAATAGTTTTAGCAGGAGGTTCTGGTACAAGATTACACCCACTTACATTGGCAGTAAGTAAACAGTTAATGCCAGTGTATGATAAACCGATGATTTACTATCCTATTTCCACTTTAATTTCTGCCGGAATAAGAGAGATACTAATTATTTCTACACCGCAAGATTTACCCTTGTTTAAAAAGTTATTAGGAAACGGAAATCAAATTGGTTGCAGTTTTGAATATGAAGTGCAAGCAGAACCAAATGGTTTGGCAGAAGCTTTTATTATAGGTGAAAAATTTATAGGTAAAGATAAGGTTGCTTTAATTTTAGGAGATAATATCTTTTATGGTTCTGGGTTATCTAATTTGTTAAAAGCGAATAACAATCCCAATGGAGGTATTGTGTATGCTTACCATGTAAATGATCCAGAAAGATATGGTGTGGTAGAATTTGATGATAATCAAAGAGCAATTTCAATAGAAGAAAAGCCAGAAAAACCAAAGTCTAATTATGCGGTTCCTGGTATTTATTTTTATGATAATGAAGTTGTAGAAATTGCTAAAAATATAAAGCCAAGTAAAAGAGGAGAGTTAGAAATAACAGAAATAAACAACGTGTATTTAAAAAAAGGAAAACTATCTGTAGAAATTTTAGATAGAGGAACTGCTTGGTTAGATACAGGTACTTTCGACTCTTTAATGCAAGCAGGTCAGTTTGTACAAGTAATTGAAGAAAGACAAGGTTTAAAAGTTGGTTCTATAGAAGAAGCTGCTTATAGAGCCGATTTTATATCAAAAGAACAAATGATAGAAATAACAAAGCCTTTGTTAAAAAGCGGTTATTCTAATAATTTATTAAAAATATAA